CTTAAAATCGAACTCTGGTCTGATtcttccaacaaagaaaaagagagccTGTAAAGAGCTGAACTGGTTTTAAATAAGTTAGCTATGTGCAGACAATTCAATTGTTTGAGAcaattcaaaatatatgaaagaataaaaaataatatgtggtggtttgaatatgcttgacctagGGAGCAGCAGtattaggtggtgtggccttgttggagtaggtgtggccttgttagaggaagtatgtcactgtggggttgggcttttAGACCTTCCTCCTAACCaggtgggagccagtcttctgtttgccttcagaacaagatatagaactcagcatatccagtgccatgcctgcctgcctggacgctgccatgctttctgctatGATTAAAATGGACTGAACGTCTGAACCTGAaggccagtcccaattaaatgttgtcctttataagagttaccttggtcattgtatctcttcacagtaatgaaaccaaaactaaaacattCTCTATGTTTGAAATCTAATATTTGTAAAGTCTTCAAGAATCAGGAAactactatatattatatacatgggAAGAGTTGGTAAAAAAGACCAAGAAATGACACACATGATTAAATTAGTAGACAAGAATGATGAAGCAATGATCAGACTTATATTTGTTATGTCCAGAATAAAGGAAATGAAGGCAAAAACActgtaaagagaaagagaagatactGAAAACGACTCAGGTTTTgcttcctcaggtaaaaattacAGTGCCTGGTTTAAAAAATAGTTGGTGAGGTTAACAGAATATTAAACATTCAGAAGGGCAGGTAAGATTTAAGAAGTGATAGAatgatacaaaacaaaacacacagtgGCAGATTGGAATAGATGAACAGGGCCTTAGCTGGCTGTAGGGTTACTGCAGACATCCTAATGGCTTGCAATGTTTGAAGTagaaggcataaaaatattttaagaaataatgggTCAAAactgccagttttttttttttttttggctggagAATACGTGCACAGATCCCTAAATTCCATTCTACTACCACATAAGCTGGACTGGGTAAATGTCTGCAATTctaacactggggaggcagagacatgaaaATCACGGGTTCAAGGTTGACCTCTGCTACATGGTagattgaaggccagcctgggatatttgAGATGCCCTCTCAAAAAAGAACATGCTGAAATTGGAAGCTTTACACCCAAATATTCAAGAAATACAATCCaagaaacttatagaagaaatacGGAGAACACCGCTGTGTAGAATTTCACAAACAAAATCGGCTTAAAACTGCAAGGCTTAGAATCCTGTTTTCTGTCTCCATGAGGAGTATGAGGTAAGTACAAATATAGAACTCCTTGAGGTTGGACATCAAGAAAATTGAGACTCTAAAGAGAACTTAGACGTTTTAGTAGAAAAAAATGCTATACTAAATGTGAATAACTAAATGTGTTAAATATTCAGGTTTAATTCTGATTGGAATTATTTTTGTGGAAGCAGGAATCAGGTTATTTGGCTTTTTAGAACTCACTGAAACTATAGCTGTCCATACAGGATCCAGCCAGTCAACATTCAAATATGGATGGGGAGAGGCACAGAAACCTTTACCCATCAAggaggagttacagatggttgacggctgctaagatatatatatagtgtgtgtgtgttatgtatatgtatattgaaaTTTAAAGGGGACTAAAGGGGAGTGCAGTTGATGATGGGAGGTGTAgtgtaaaaatgaacaaaatatattgtttCCTTGTATGTAATTATCAAagagtaaaatattaaaacacttaaaaacacATCCATTGGGGACTATGGCACAGttgtaagagcacttgctctgtaagcacaaagacctgagtttaaatccccagCATCTATGTAAAAAGCTAGGTGTGTCCACACATTCATGCAAACCCTAGCTTTAggaacaaagacaggcagatcttagGAACGCATTGGTTACTCAGCCTCACCAAAAACCTAGAGCTTCTGGGTCATGAAAGAGTCTGTCCCCAAAAATAAGGCAGCACAATCTCAGGGAAAACTCTTCCACTGGCTCTTTTActctttttccccctcttctgTGATGATCCCTGAGTCATAGGTTCAGGAATtttgttgtagatgtatcagctGTGACTGGACTTCacaattctgcattttgattggttgtggttttctgtaatggtcactttttgttgcaaagagaagtttccttgataaaCAGTGAGAACTACACTTGCTTGTTGGAACAAGGATTAGGCCTATTTAGTAAAGTGGCAGTAGTATGTTCTCTTCCAAGATCTATGACTCTATTAATCCTGGGTAGTTGATTAAGTTTTTGGTATCATACATgtttttcctcctgtggagcaggtTAAGTCCAAccagagagctgttggttaccaccgaGTTTTGTGTGCCACTTCTGTACCCTTAGAGATattgtgtgagactgtgtcttcCAGGAAGGTCAGAAACTTCACGCATGAAgcctcaccaacatggctgcctaagcATGACCTGAACAAGGGTGataccaatagacatgctaacatgaGAGGAGAAAAAGCTCATGACCTCTTAACCCTCAACAAACAACTACAGGTAGCTAAGGCAGGCTGAGCATGGGACAAATAGTCTTTCCCCAGGGAGGAGCACACCAACTGGTCACCCAATACCAAAAGGTATATACAAGCAACATATATGGACAGGACATATTGCATTTATATGTTAAGGAgcacacaataacaacaacaacaacaacaacaacaacaacaacaatttaaaaagagagacagcataaatttgaaaaagaacaagtaGAGTGGCACATGGTAGGGctctgagggagaaaagggaaatggaaaTAATGCAATTatgatcacaaaaataaaaaatagtatttaaaaaaaatggtggcaGCTGGTAGAGCACTTACCACTAAGCCTGTTGACCTGAGTCtatgatccctgggacccacatagtaaaaagagaaaaccaacttgCATTAGttccaggagccaaactgactttactttttgtttagagttcattttaaagataggcttgggttttgactCTTCCTCAGCGACAGACCTTGGAGATATCgagtggtcactgtgccctcccagaagaagaaaacatcttgcagctgccagagattcaccttggctgaatgcccagACTACGTGcagaatcccacttgctcacttcttcccctgcctgtataagttccctgagaaaatacagtttactaggtcttgagcagttaatttgtcttgacctcgttcttcgtgtctcctgtctctgtttctctgcccttctcttctagggtcccctgtcaaaaACCCCCATGGGTCGGGGCACATTAGGTATCCTCTGACTTCTGAATGCATTCATGGTACATTCAGGTGTACAcaggtgtgtgcatatgcatctacacaagtgcacatgcttgtgcacacactcgtgcacacactcgtgcacatgctcatgcacacccatgcatatgcacacccattaaataaacaaatgtcggggaggggggatttgggaaaggggaaatcatttggaatgtaaacaaagaatatagaaaataaaaatattaaaaaaataaatgtagataGGAAAAGTAAGGcagaaatagagaaagacacCCTAATTTTTTCTCTGgcatctgcatacacacacttgagtattcatctctctctctctctctctgtctctctctctctctctcaaaaagaaaaacacatcacCTATTCATTAAACTACCAACCTTTGAGATATCAGCAAAAGTGCATAAGTTTTGTCTTCACACAGTGAATAATGTAGCTATTTCCTATGTGTTATCGCTGAAGCAGTTTTATAACTGCTTGACAGATGTATACATAGATTTTAGCTGGCTCTTCCCTGTTTCTTTATCACATTGCATTGAATGTGAAATTACAACTAATTTAGAAGGATGCTCTTTCCTGAattatctctatttttttttttttttttttttttttttttttttttttttttttaccgtgTGAAATCCTCCTCTCAAGGCGGACTGGGTGGGTGGTATTGCCTGTGGTAAAAATAGTTTTCCACTTAGTCACTTTTTAACTCAACACACGTTTATCTCTAGGACAAATGTTTCCTGAAGCTTCCTATCTACACTTTTATTACAAATGATAAAACTTACTATCATGCAGTGGCagacaaatatttataaacaaatatgGAGTGAGTAAGTACAACCCAAGAAAATGACCTCTACTGAGATGTATATGCAAATAAGGAAATGAGCATTCCtggaaaaaatgaaatgtaaacagGTGTACTACTATAGTTGTCAGCACCAGAAAACAATAGCTGAAATAGATAATAAAGCACCAAATAGTTCAGTCTCAAAGGCAAGTATTGGACTGAGACAAATGGTACAGTAAACATACAACACGATTCACTAAAGTAAGGAAAGATCGGGAGAAGTGTTATGTCTATTCTCATTTGgtgttttagaattttctttttgagttaattttacttCTGCATAAAATATTAATGTCATTATTTGTTGCATAAAACTATgtatcttagtcactgttctgttgctgtgaagagacacagtgGCCAGGACAACTcttatatgaaagaaaacatttaactgggggcaggcttacagttttagagcaTTTAGTTCACTATAATTTGGGCAGGGAGCTTGGTGGCAGGTAGGTAGGTGCTGGAGTAAAATTAAAatgcagatcacatacttccaacatacaatggcagaGAATCTATATTACCATCCCAAAATGGCAAGAAGGGGGCCACATAAGGAAATACTGGGCCAAAGCCGGAGTGGAAACCAGTAGGGCAAATTCCAAAGTCTACATCACCGTGCTTGATGTCAGTGTACTCTTTAGACGTCTCTTTCTTGGACTGCTTCCATACCCTGTCTGCGcctttccttggcaggcatcccaTGGTTCCAGGATCTCTAAACTCTTGAGGTCTCCAACACAATCTAGTTCTGgccttcacagcttcacacaagAACCTCTCTGGAACCCTGACACGTGCCTGACTTCAGCTGCCTTCCTCAGCTACAGAGGGAGATTCTACAACCTTCTTTGCCAACATTACCAGGTTCTGCTGCTCGATGGGGCTGGGCCTTGGCCCTTTCCTTTGATTACATTTGCCTCAGCTTTCTGttgaaatagtgtgtgtgtgtgtgtgtgtgtattttatatatatcatCACAATATTagataataaaatacttttaaaaatctgacTATATAACCAAAACCTTTGAAATTATCAGagtaattttcatttctaaaaatgCTTAGCAGATGATGAAGTGATATGTGGTAGTGCACATTGGGAATCTCAGCACTCGAGAGTAGTATCCTCAGCTACAACTTGTTTCTTTCCAGGCTAGTCTGGGTTCTGacattcttctctccatttcccttcaaaacAATTCATTTTCATCTTCTCAGTTGTGATGTTTGAGTTACacaaactaaataataaaattgagttttaaaaaaaatacagatgacAGGTATCCTATTGTATTAACCTCAgctgatttatttttgttatagtaCTCGCAGATAAGCAGTGATCAGGGATCACCGTTTATTCATAGAGTATCTTACCAAGAACAGTGCTATAGCAGGCCTTCAAAATAATTCAGAAACATTATCCACTGCTTTGTGGGCGAGTGAACAAAATAAATGACTGCTATACTGCTTTTTActtcaagatgaaggaaggagaaactAAGGCTATTCAAAAATCCATTTAGCAGCAACACATATTTAATGCATTTGCGAAGCTTGTCAGATTTGTCATATGGACTTGTccctaaaaaatttaaaagtcgtgatataagaaaagtgaaataaaatgtcaCGTATTGTCCTCCTTTCCAAGGGAAATAACAATAATAAGCCCTGCTGGATCGTAGATTTTTCTGCTATAAAGGCCTGCATACAACTAGAGATTATAGGATGGGTAATAGTATTTTACCAGAATTATTTCCCAGAAGCTAGTAGTTGTTCTTTGATGACGAAAAGAGAACTCTGTATTCTGGTTTCTGTGATCCGGCACTAGGCTGTTTAGGGGCAAACAGTCATTGTGCCATTCCTATAGTTACCAGCTCCCAGCTTCCAATGTTAGATAAAAAATTTTTAGGTGGGCACTTATAGCTTACACCATGATGAAGAAGTTGTTTAAGAAAGATCCCCACCTGCCTTCCCATATTTATGGACTTTGGAATAATTGACTGCTGTTTAGACTGGGACATCTCTAGCTAGCAATGGGCCCAACAGCCTCCTGCTCTTCTCAAAAaagactttaaataaataaataaataaataaataaataaataaataaataaatagaagataaatagacagataaatagacaaatagataagTGGCTGATGGGGCTTGGTGAAGATTCCACTAGTCAGCGGGTAGTCCCAGTCAACCAACAAGCTAACAGCTCATGGAGCAACCAAATATGTCACAGTGTTTGTGGTATAAAgtgacaaataaaaacaaaaaaaaaaaaaaaaaaaaaaaaccaaaaccgcAACAGAACGCGGAAGCAACCCGGCATCAGCCGAAGGTCCCCGCTTGGTGAAAACAGGAGCCTTTAGATGCTTCCGCTTTCCTCAAGGAGGCCTGTGACCGGAAGTGCGTGCTCGGCGCCTAAGGTCCTTTCCAGAGTCAGTTCCGGTCCATGTGCGGAAGCGCACCTGCTGCCTCGAGGCTCACTgccgtctgtccatccgtccgttAAGCAGCTGCCAGAGGCCTGTGGAGGCCCGGGAGGACTGAGGAGGACTGAGGAGGATCACGGAGGACTGGGGAGGCGCGGAGAACTGTGGTGGAGTGCACAGAGGCGCACAGAGGTACGTGGAGGCTGCGAGGGAGGCCTGAGGAGGTGTCCAGTGCCCCGGGAGGCTGCGAGGCCTGAGGCGGTGTCCTGAGGCCCAGGGAGGCCGCAAGGCCGTGCGCGGAGGGCTGTGGAGGCCTAGGGAGGCGCGTGGAGGAGCAGAGGTAAACAGAGGCGGCCGCGAGGCCCGAGGCGGCATGCGGAGGGCCGGCTGGGACTAGTGGAGGCTCCGGGAGGCCACACAGCCTGCTGTGGTGTGAGGAAGCCATTCGAGGCCAGCTACCCGCCTGTGAGGAGCCAGGGGCCCGCGCGCGCGCTGACTGGACAGACTTTAAATCCCCCCACACTCCCTGAGGCCTCGCCCCCGCTGCAGCCCTCAGATCCCACAGGCCCCGGCCCAAGCCGGTTCTCCCAGGGCGTCGTGAAGGAAGGTGGACCCAGGCCACACAGCCTCACGTCAGCACTGGCGCGGATAGGCCCGAGAGCCAAGATGAGTAAAAACCAAGATGGGCTCCCTCAGGCGCTTGAGAACCAGTTCATACTGCGCCTGCCCCCAGAACACGCTTCCGCCGTCAGGAAGATCATCCGTTCTGGAAGCGCTGCTGCGCGCGCGAAACTCAAGATTGACCTGTCGCCTGACGCGCGGCGTGCCACCGTTCAGGTCGACGATGTCTCCCTGTCAGCCAGAGTGGTCGATTTGCCTTGTGTCATCGAGAGCCTGAAGACGCATGACAGGAAGACCTTTTATAAAACGGCGGATGTTTGCCAGATGCTTCTGTGCAGCAGCGCCTCCGAAGGTGATGCCCACTCCTCCCAGGAAGAACCAGCCacgtctgctgctgctgctgctgtggtggGAAGCGAAAGGGAAGCAGAGGGAAAATATACCTGGAAGCACGGCATTACTCCACCACTGAAGAATGTCAGGAAGAAACGGTTTCGGAAACCAACACAAAAGCCCCCCGATATGAAGCACGGCGAAGAGAGCGGCAGTGGCTACATTGACTCTAAAGATGTGGAGAAGGAAGTGAAGAGGCTGCTGCGCTCCGATGCTGAAGCCATCAGCAGCCGATGGGAAGTCATCGTGGATGATGAAACCAAGGCAGACAGGAGTCAGACCTGCACTCCGCAGCTTCCTTTGCCCTCTGAGGTTGGTGGTCATACTTCAGCAGCATGTGCTATGCCTCAGAGCACATTCAGTGATTCTAGCAGTGGCAAAGATGATCAAGagaataaagaggaggaggaggaagaaaaagaggaagaggaggggaaggagaaggaagaggttgaggatgaggaggatgaagaggctgaagaggaaggggaggctgaagaggaggaagaggaggaagaaatggaagaggaggaagaagatgattCTGAAGAAGACCTGGAAAGAGACCTACAAGCCAAATTTATGGAGTTTAGCTTGTGCAAAGCTAATGAAAGTAGCAGTTCAATAATTCTGGGAATGCAGAAGCTGATTCATTCCAAGGAGAGAAAACTCCAAGAGATCCAGGGCAAAgcacaaagacagaaagatctcctcagaaaattggaaaacctGACCCTCAAGAGTCATTTCCAGTCTGTGCTGGAACAGCTCAAGTTACAGGAGAAGCAGAAGTATGAACAGATCCTTTTCCTACAGGAACAACTGAAGTATTTTTTGAAGAAGTAAGACTTTGAATCCATCATCTAGACTTCCTACAGGAACAACTGAAGTATTTTTTGAAGAAGTAAAACTTTGAATCCATCATCTAGACTGAAGGCTTGGTGAAACTGTGTTTCCCTCTAGTTACCTTATCTTGAatgaattgtttttgtttctttgaacatTTCACTGATTGTAGTGGTTCAAGAAGAAAGTCATGTAGAAAATGCAGTATAAAAAAATGTGATAACTTAAGGGGTCCCAATTGACCCTTTGGGGCTCGACTTCTCTTGGTTAGTTTGAGAACTCTATGAATTGCTTCTGTTATGGTTTAGGGAGCTGGGCTTAAGATAGTCTAGCTTATAAGCACCCACCACTAGTTGGCATATGTGTAAACTGTTCAAGTATTTGCTACAATACAGAAAAAAGCCAATTTCTCTATAAAGTAGCCCATATctctaatctcagcatttgagaagTTTAGGCAGAATGATTCATAgattcgaggccagcttgggttacataGCAGCTTCCAGGATACACTGGTTTTACACTgcaaaataaagaatcaatacTAGATTCTGTAAAGgtaaagactgttttcctgaacatggatttttttctttgttctttgcttGCATGCAACTGATTTTTGTTCATTAATTAGCAGTTGCAGCATAGGCATTATCCTTATTATTATAACTCTCTTTATCCTAACCCTGTTAGAAAAGATTAGGAAAAGCCAGATGCCTATGAAGACTTTCTTACCAATCCTGGGCTGCTGGGAAGTGTTTTAAAGCTGTATTTACAGTCTATGTTCTTTAAGCAAAACAATAAATTCTTTTGAGTGAGAATAAAAGAATCACTACAGACTATTCTGTTGTATGTTTTGGTACATAGTAATGTTTAGTAGGCTGAGAAAACGCAAAGAAAATGTCAGTTGAAAATGCTTATTTTAAGACACAGCAGGTAGTTTTTCATACAGTGCTATATCCCCTAAGAAAGTATATTTCAGGAAATATATTTGTCAGCAGCATTTGATACCCACAAGTATGTATCTTACTGTATCACTCTAGTTACTTGGAACTATTTATAGTTCTCTGGACTTAATGATACATATACTTTTCTCTCTGACCAGAATATAAATTTGTGTTGGGACATATATGAGGGAGCgcgaatgcatgcacacatgtacatgtagacacacacacacaccaacacaccaaTTTGTCAAAAAAGACAGATGAAGGAGAAtcaggaaggggagagaaaggtgTGAGGAGGGGGAGTAGAAGGGATGGATACCAATAAAAGGCAAATTAGATACGCTCATGCTTTTTGTTCTATTTGAAAACCAGTTattataaaaaagattaaaattgaTAATATGGAAGAGCATTGTGTAAAATGGGGATTAATAAGATGTAAAGCTtaggaatttatattttaaagtaattttaaagtcATTGTTGGGTCTCAgcttttatttcatattatgGAATATTTTATCAAGACTATACAAAATCACCTTAGAAGTAACAGATGTTGAATAAAATTGAACGATTTCATATTGAAATAATTACAGGGGCCTGGGAGATGGCACAGTGCATATAAAAGCATGTCTTGAACAGGCATGAAGACTTGAATTCAAGGAGCCAGGTAAAAACTCTGTTGTGGATCTTACCTTAGCACTATGGGGCAGAATTTGGCGCTTGTTAACTGAAAACTTGCTTGagcaagttcagtgagagattttGTTTCAAAGGTAAGACTGAGAGTAATAGAGGAAACTAGgcatccttctctctcttccagcCAAGCACATAGGCACACACCCAAGTATGTGTGCACGCAAATCGCACTTATATTCAGCCCACACAAATTTCCTTTAAGAAAAAGTGAAGGAAATTATAACTATTTCATGAGTCAGTGTTGGCTATAAATCATGGtaattcaaataatttttcatcttttaaaaaggcAGTTATCTCACTCTCTAGCCTAgtgtgacctcaaactcacaagttCAGCCTTTGAGGGCTGGGATTATGCCTGAACAGTTTtagattgtcttttttttctactttttaatgAGAAAAGGTACTTTAAGATTATAATTTGATTTGATTCTACAAATAGATATTTAACAAGGTATATCTGCACTGGGCCACTTACAATGAAGAAGCATGAATCATAATTTCAAGGAGGTTGCAGGTAATGACATTGACCATATCAgtcaaattacacacacacacacacacacacacacacacacacacacacacacaaaattttaatTAGGTGTCGATGTGTGGATGTATGCACACAAGGTAAACTACCTGAGGAAGCCAAAGTCACTAGATTCACCAGGAGCTGGAGCTGCAAGTGATTGAGCTGCCTGACGTACTTGTAGGGAACAGAACTAGGATCCTCTTGAGCAGCACGCACTGTTATCTGAGCTCTCAATcgtcttttacttatttttaagattatatttagGATCACCAGCTGAATCAAATTAGCACAAGCATCCCAATATACTGTGATTTGAGGGGTTGCTGGGAAGCATCAATTGTTAAAAAGTGTCACTTCAATCTTAAATGTATTTTACCTTGACTGAGATTACAGCTAAAGAATCCAAGCATCTTGTGAGATGCGAACActgtcatctgtgtgtgtgtgtgtgtatttagtttATGTATGCTATTTAGAAGAAGACTTTTAAAGAAGAGGCAGGGGGAGAAGGAGATGTGCAGTTAAGACATGGAATGGGGAAGCTATGGAGCCCTGAAATAAACTGCAGAGGTTGTGATGTCACAGACGCTCAAGAACACTCCTGTCAGTTTACCCTTCCAACAGACAACCACACTTGATAGCTTGCCTCGCCACTTTCTAGCCCATCATTAAGCTATTGCCTATAGATTTTGTTGTCCATAGGATTAAGCTTGATCTGTCAGTAGCTCTGACACCTATGCAGTTGTCCTAAATAAAGTCCCCACACTTTCTCCAAGTGTTACATGTTTCTCTACTTAAACTTCCAAAGTGAATGTCAGTGGATGGGAAAATTACCAGACTTGTTCACTCGGGATGG
The sequence above is drawn from the Apodemus sylvaticus chromosome 20, mApoSyl1.1, whole genome shotgun sequence genome and encodes:
- the LOC127671075 gene encoding transcription initiation factor TFIID subunit 7-like isoform X1; this translates as MSKNQDGLPQALENQFILRLPPEHASAVRKIIRSGSAAARAKLKIDLSPDARRATVQVDDVSLSARVVDLPCVIESLKTHDRKTFYKTADVCQMLLCSSASEGDAHSSQEEPATSAAAAAVVGSEREAEGKYTWKHGITPPLKNVRKKRFRKPTQKPPDMKHGEESGSGYIDSKDVEKEVKRLLRSDAEAISSRWEVIVDDETKADRSQTCTPQLPLPSEVGGHTSAACAMPQSTFSDSSSGKDDQENKEEEEEEKEEEEGKEKEEEEEEEEMEEEEEDDSEEDLERDLQAKFMEFSLCKANESSSSIILGMQKLIHSKERKLQEIQGKAQRQKDLLRKLENLTLKSHFQSVLEQLKLQEKQKYEQILFLQEQLKYFLKK
- the LOC127671075 gene encoding transcription initiation factor TFIID subunit 7-like isoform X3, which produces MSKNQDGLPQALENQFILRLPPEHASAVRKIIRSGSAAARAKLKIDLSPDARRATVQVDDVSLSARVVDLPCVIESLKTHDRKTFYKTADVCQMLLCSSASEGDAHSSQEEPATSAAAAAVVGSEREAEGKYTWKHGITPPLKNVRKKRFRKPTQKPPDMKHGEESGSGYIDSKDVEKEVKRLLRSDAEAISSRWEVIVDDETKADRSQTCTPQLPLPSEFSLCKANESSSSIILGMQKLIHSKERKLQEIQGKAQRQKDLLRKLENLTLKSHFQSVLEQLKLQEKQKYEQILFLQEQLKYFLKK
- the LOC127671075 gene encoding transcription initiation factor TFIID subunit 7-like isoform X2, whose product is MSKNQDGLPQALENQFILRLPPEHASAVRKIIRSGSAAARAKLKIDLSPDARRATVQVDDVSLSARVVDLPCVIESLKTHDRKTFYKTADVCQMLLCSSASEGDAHSSQEEPATSAAAAAVVGSEREAEGKYTWKHGITPPLKNVRKKRFRKPTQKPPDMKHGEESGSGYIDSKDVEKEVKRLLRSDAEAISSRWEVIVDDETKADRSQTCTPQLPLPSEVGGHTSAACAMPQSTFSDSSSEVEDEEDEEAEEEGEAEEEEEEEEMEEEEEDDSEEDLERDLQAKFMEFSLCKANESSSSIILGMQKLIHSKERKLQEIQGKAQRQKDLLRKLENLTLKSHFQSVLEQLKLQEKQKYEQILFLQEQLKYFLKK